One part of the Cottoperca gobio chromosome 14, fCotGob3.1, whole genome shotgun sequence genome encodes these proteins:
- the adamts15a gene encoding A disintegrin and metalloproteinase with thrombospondin motifs 15: MFIKKNVLLYVVVSLLKLVRCMESELCFPIRSDNHNNDKRDFDNDVDVLNGKCVLKIRAFQQELVIDLHQDSNFIAPSISNQDAFWLSNTDVTTDLSRCFYSGYVNADPHSYAALSLCKGLQGAFGFQGWEYFISPVQNDTTSSEGAHIIRRRTSNNLKLNSTSRCAVDSDISLQVAQSLEKYKRLKDYNNVTETLLKRMGRAKRFASIPRYVETLVVADESMAQFHGDDLKHYILTLMAVAARLYKHPSILNSISIVVVKIVIISEEDKGPKVSGNAAMTLRNFCTWQKKMNKNNDKHPDYWDTAILFTRQDLCGASTCDTLGMADVGTMCDPKRSCSVIEDDGLPSAFTTAHELGHVFNMPHDNVRACEDVFGKLQENHMMSPTLIQINRTSPWSPCSAAIITEFLDSGHGECLLDQPPKPLVLPDVLPGASYALIRQCELAFGEGSKPCPFMQPPCGRLWCTGKSNGHLVCMTRHFPWADGTHCGDNQVCDRGVCSDKRVQNVKVDGRWGKWGPFGSCSRTCGGGVQLSKRQCNNPVPSNGGKYCQGVRVKYRSCNLYRCPDTGKTYREEQCASSGRNFNSNRIDPSVVWVPKYSGVSTDDRCKLICRANGTGYFYVLAPKVVDGTPCSPDSTGVCVQGKCIKAGCEGKIGSNKKFDKCGICGGDSKGCKKVSGLFTKPEHGYNFVVMLPVGAANIDIRQRGYKGMRSDDNYLAVKNSEGHYLLNGNYVVSAGERDIIVKGSLMRYSGTAGLSETLQAVKPLGESLTVEVLCAGQMTPPRIRYSFYLARQTKEDKTLKKDGRVNSHNSVLAEDSVKEKGGDTLKKSYIMEDPTLGKWISTGWDQCSVTCGSGIQRRMVQCLRLDGRPGLDCDPSQRLPATRICGDPCPEWHIGQWSPCSRTCGKGFKRRPLHCKTQNGHLLPRDHCTGLRKPQELDFCNLRPC, encoded by the exons ATGTTTATCAAGAAAAATGTTCTCCTCTACGTTGTGGTCTCACTCTTAAAACTTGTTCGTTGCATGGAAAGTGAACTTTGCTTCCCTATTAGATCGGATAACCACAACAATGACAAGAGGGATTTTGACAACGACGTGGATGTCCTGAATGGAAAATGTGTGCTAAAAATACGAGCTTTCCAGCAGGAATTAGTGATCGATTTACACCAGGACTCTAATTTTATTGCCCCTTCCATTTCTAACCAAGACGCATTCTGGCTCTCCAACACCGACGTCACCACTGACCTGAGCCGGTGTTTTTACTCCGGATACGTGAACGCTGACCCACATTCTTACGCTGCTTTGAGCCTCTGTAAGGGTTTACAAGGTGCATTTGGCTTCCAAGGCTGGGAATATTTTATCAGCCCCGTGCAAAATGACACCACAAGCTCAGAAGGTGCGCATATCATCCGGCGCAGAACCAGCAACAACCTGAAGCTCAATTCGACCTCTAGGTGCGCAGTGGACAGCGACATAAGTCTCCAAGTTGCACAATCGTTGGAGAAGTATAAGCGACTAAAAGATTACAATAATGTGACCGAAACGTTGCTGAAGAGGATGGGGAGAGCCAAAAGGTTCGCTTCAATCCCTAGGTACGTGGAGACGCTGGTGGTGGCGGACGAGTCCATGGCGCAGTTCCATGGAGATGACCTAAAACACTACATTTTGACACTCATGGCAGTGGCAGCGAGGCTCTACAAACACCCCAGTATCCTAAACTCCATCAGTATAGTAGTTGTGAAGATCGTGATTATTTCCGAGGAGGACAAAGGACCCAAGGTGTCTGGGAACGCAGCCATGACATTGCGAAACTTTTGCACTTGGCaaaaaaagatgaacaaaaacaacgACAAGCATCCAGACTACTGGGACACAGCCATCCTTTTCACTAGACAG GACCTGTGCGGGGCCTCCACCTGTGACACTCTTGGCATGGCGGATGTCGGCACCATGTGTGACCCCAAGAGGAGCTGCTCTGTGATCGAAGACGACGGCCTACCTTCAGCCTTCACCACTGCTCATGAGCTCG GACATGTGTTCAACATGCCACACGACAATGTGAGGGCCTGCGAGGACGTGTTTGGGAAACTGCAGGAAAACCACATGATGTCTCCCACTCTCATTCAGATCAACCGCACCAGCCCCTGGTCCCCCTGCAGTGCTGCCATCATCACTGAATTCTTGGACAGCGGACACG GGGAATGTTTGCTGGACCAGCCTCCGAAACCACTGGTCCTCCCTGACGTGCTGCCGGGAGCATCCTACGCCCTCATCCGTCAGTGTGAGCTTGCTTTTGGAGAAGGCTCCAAGCCCTGTCCCTTTATGCAACCTCCATGCGGCCGTCTGTGGTGCACAGGAAAATCCAATGGCCATTTGGTGTGTATGACTCGTCACTTCCCCTGGGCAGATGGCACCCACTGTGGGGACAATCAGGTCTGCGACCGAGGGGTCTGCTCCGACAAACGGGTCCAAAATGTGAAG GTGGACGGCCGCTGGGGAAAGTGGGGCCCGTTCGGTTCCTGCTCACGCACATGTGGAGGCGGAGTCCAACTGTCTAAAAGACAGTGTAACAACCCAGTTCCATCAAATGGTGGTAAATACTGCCAAGGGGTTCGGGTCAAATACCGCTCCTGCAACCTGTACCGCTGCCCTGACACAG GTAAAACTTATCGTGAGGAGCAGTGTGCGTCCAGTGGCCGCAATTTCAACAGTAACCGTATCGACCCCTCTGTGGTGTGGGTACCCAAGTACTCTGGAGTGTCCACCGATGACAGATGTAAACTCATCTGCAGGGCTAATGGCACTGGCTACTTCTATGTCCTGGCACCCAAG GTTGTGGATGGGACTCCATGCTCCCCAGACTCGACAGGAGTGTGTGTCCAAGGAAAGTGCATTAAGGCGGGCTGTGAAGGAAAAATTGGCTCCAACAAGAAGTTTGATAAGTGTGGAATCTGCGGAGGTGATAGCAAGGGCTGCAAGAAGGTGTCGGGACTCTTCACAAAGCCAGA GCATGGCTACAACTTTGTGGTCATGTTACCAGTGGGCGCAGCCAACATAGACATCCGTCAGCGAGGCTACAAGGGAATGAGGAGTGACGACAACTATTTGGCGGTTAAAAACAGCGAGGGCCACTACCTGCTCAATGGGAACTATGTGGTGTCAGCTGGAGAGAGGGACATCATTGTGAAGGGAAGCCTGATGCGCTACAGTGGCACGGCCGGCCTCTCAGAGACCCTGCAGGCCGTAAAGCCTTTGGGAGAATCCCTGACTGTAGAGGTGCTGTGTGCAGGCCAAATGACGCCGCCTCGAATCCGCTATTCCTTCTACCTCGCCCGTCAGACCAAGGAGGACAAGACTCTGAAGAAGGACGGGCGTGTAAACTCCCATAACAGTGTCCTGGCTGAGGATAGTGTCAAGGAAAAGGGGGGAGACACCCTGAAGAAGTCTTATATCATGGAGGATCCCACTCTTGGGAAATGGATATCCACAGGTTGGGACCAGTGCTCAGTGACGTGCGGAAGTGGGATCCAGAGGAGGATGGTTCAGTGTCTGAGACTGGACGGGAGGCCAGGGTTGGACTGTGATCCTTCACAAAGACTCCCAGCCACCAGGATTTGTGGGGACCCCTGTCCTGAGTGGCATATTGGGCAGTGGTCACCTTGCTCCAGAACCTGTGGGAAGGGCTTCAAGAGACGACCGTTGCACTGCAAAACCCAAAATGGGCATCTGCTCCCAAGGGACCACTGCACTGGCTTACGCAAGCCACAGGAGCTGGACTTCTGTAACTTAAGGCCTTGCTAG